TGACTTTGGAAACCCCATGTAATTGAGAGGGCTGGGATACGCCCCTCTGGCAATGGCTTCCATATGGGCAATCTCATCAAGAGCGTCAGTCGTGATACCGGGCCTTACCGCAGCCAGAACCACATCAAGCACCTCCCTTGCAGCTCTACCCGCCCGACGCATTTTGGCTATTTCCTCTTCCGTCTCTTTTTTACAAAAACGTCTCTGGCCCTCCGGGATACCGCTGATGGCATATTCAGGAAATAAAATGTTTTCCGGGACACTGCGCCTGGGGCTGACCGTTCCCGCAAAAACCGTGGCTCGGCTTATCTTTCTCTGTCCCGGAGGACTGGTGATGCCGTCCTGGTCCGAACGCAAATGACATTTCTTGTATTTTCTGCCGCTGTTGCACCAGCACGGTTCGTTTCTCTTTGGAACGCCCATAACCACTCTCATCCAATAACTGACTACGAGGTTTTTAACAAGTGCCTGTCCATATTGCTGGATAGACGCTAACCACCTGTTTTCATGAGTTTAAGATTTATAAGCAAGCAAATATTCTGTTCTTTGGTTGCCGAGAATTCACTTCGTTTTATAGTGCTGAAAAGGTATAGTGAATATCTATGCGAAAATAATAATTACGCAACCTTCTGGTTCCCGAAATACAGCAAATAATGAAACACCCCACACTGTTCTTATATCTTCTTATTATACCGTTCCTTCTATCCCTCACAACTGCCAGGACAGCTATCTGCTCCATTGAAGATACACCATACAATAAAGCTGTGGCAATGTACAAAACAGCCGTGGGCGAAAAAACAGTGGTAAAAAAAGACATTGAACAGAAAATCCGCAATCTCTCCTACACCAACCTGGTTATTTTCCGAACGTTCTGCACCCTGCCATCCGCCGGAAAAAAGGACCTGGACAACACGCTTTTCCGGTTGCAGACCGAAAATATCTCCTTTGCCACTACCAGTCTTTTAGCCTCCTTTACAAGACAACCCGGTGCAGACATGAATCTGACCTGGAGATTTTTACAGAAAATCAAAAATCACTATTTTGTCACCAACCGGGCCCTGGCAAGCCTTCTTAAAATAAAAGTGACAGATGCAGGGCTTCTCTTTCCCCTCACTGACCGGATTCTCGAACTTGATGAGGCCGCCCAATGGGCGGCGGACGCCTTTCTGCAGCTGCCCGGTGTTTCCCAGGGCATGCTGACCACAACCATCTCCCTGCTCAATTCTCTTACCGACAGCCAGAAACGCACAGCTGAACAACTCTGTAGAATTCCGGGAATGGACCCGGCCACAGCCCGCAAAGGGTTAGAGAAAATAAGTTTGCTTTCCTTTACTGCAAGCTGGAACAGCAGGGCCGTATTCAAGACGCCGGGCTTGACACCACAGGCCGCTCTGGCATGGCTGACGGATTATTTTATCCTACCGGCAGATACCAGAGAACTCCGTTTCAACTCCTTTTCCGAAGCAAAAAAATCGTTACTGCTCCGGGCATACTCCAACAGCTCGGAAAAAATCATCTGGCGAATAAACAACCTGCATGGCATTACAGACAATTTCGGTCAGGAAATCGGCATAGGCAGATTAAGCCGAACATCCCCCCGCAAATTACGGGACCTCTTCGATTCACTGCACAACCGGGCCCGTATTGCATACCAGAAAAGCTTCAACCGAGCCCTGATAGAAGGGAAAAAAAAAGAGGCTGTGGCTGTTCTGGCCATGGCAACAAAACGGGCCCGCAGGGAAACTGCCAGGGAGCTGACCGCCGCGAATCTCTATATAATACTGGCCTATGGAAGTGATTTTTATGACTCTTCCTTCAGGGATATTGTTGTTCCGGTCCTGAAAAAACGCATAGAAAACGAATTTGATAATGACCTGCTCACCTTCCTGCTTCAAATCGATCCGGACAACAGCCACACATCAAATTTTATCACAAATCTTGCCCAGAAAGGCAAACTGGTCCCTTTCTTTCCCAGGTCAACCGATAAACAGAAGAAAATTATTGATCTCATTGCCGACTCCGCCTTTCAGGATGCGGACAGTCTGATTCTCTTTGCGGCCACCTTTCCCCGACTCCTGCAGACAATTGAACAGGCTGCCCGTTCCCGCCTGGTGGACGGGATGCTGGCAAAAATATCGAAGAACAGGACACTCCTCTCCTCCCAGCTCCAGATGATACTCCAGCATTACCACCGGCACAACAAACGTCTGCTGTCCGAAAAAACCCGTAACAGAATCTCTGCCATGCTGCAAGAACGGGGAGAAATTGACCCGGTACCCTTTACACGCACGCCCTTTCAGGAATGGTTGAATGATCACAGACTGGAAAGCCTTTCTGTATTCCAACGTGACGATGACGGCAGGAGCTCATTTCTCACCTACTGCCAACTCCTCCTGAAAAAAGGCTACAGGCCGGGAATTGATAAAAGGTACAACCTGGATCAGCTCTCCGAAAAAACAAGCACGAATCTGAACAGAATTCTTGGCATCGCGAAAAAGAAACCCGGCACAGTTCTCAATCAGCTCTTTCATCTTGCCCTGAAAAATCCTATAGTACTTTCCTGGCACAAGACCCTGGCGGGAACTGAAATCTGCCACGATGTCTTTTTTTACCAGGGTAAACTCCTGCAGCGAAAAGTTTTGAAACAATTTCTGGAAAACCTCTCGGAGATGTTTGTCCAGAGAGGTCACAGCTACTGGCGGTATGAACAGCTTTTCGAACCCTTTGAAACTCTCTTGAAAAGAGGGGCCATCACCAAAGACACACTGCTGACCAAAAAACGGTTCCTCAGTATCGGATCCTGCGGGGGAATCAGGATTTACAGAAAACTCAATGATCTTTTTTACAATGAAGTGGATATACTGGCAACTGTAGGGACGGGAAAGGCGGCCATCAATAATCCATATTCTCTTGCTCTTTTTGAGACAGTGGCCCAAAACGGCCCGAAGACCAGCTGGGAGGATATCGGCCGGAAAACTGCGCCTATTTTTCAGAAGAACAGGGGAGAGGAATACCTCCAACCCGGTTCCCTGCCCGCCATCCTGCATAAAATGCTCTATCTCAGGAATCATGACACTGATAAAACGAAACGACCTGGAAAAGCAGATTAAAACCGGCAGTATTGACCTGAACAACCAGGCCTATCTGTTTTTCGGAGAACGATATCTCTGTAAAAAATCGGCGGACAGGCTGCAGGAAATACTTCTGGAAAAATATAATGGAACTGTGCATTCCGTGGATGGTGAACAGGAAGATTTCGGCCAGACTCTTGGGCGTCTGCTCAGCTTCAGTCTCCTACCTGGACTCCAGATTTACCGGGTTTCTGACTCCACCATTTTTCATACGAAAAATATCCTGCCCTCCCTCTGGGAAAAAGCAATGCAGGCAAACAAAGCAGGAAAAAGCAACCTGGCCGCAAAGCACCTCAGAGCCTTTGCTGGAGCCGCCGGTCTCGATTCGGGCTCCTCCGAACCTCTTGGTGACACCGGTACAGGCGCATGGAAAAAGCTTTTCGGTTTTGCAAAACCGGCAGATTCCGTAAAATGGGCAGACGAACTGCTGGCTGGCCTCCCCTCTGATGCAAAAAAAACTCATTCAGCAAACCTTGTGGATCAGTGTATTGCAGCCCTGGAAAAAGGACTACCGAAAGGAAACATACTTGTCCTCACCGCCGAAACAGTGGATAAACGCCAGCGTCTTTTCACCTGGCTGAAAAAAAATTGTATTGTTGTTGACTGTTCCGTTGCCGCCGGAGCAGGGGCTGCCGCCCAGAAAGAACAGAAGGAAGTTCTGCGGGAAATGATGCTCAGGACACTTGCCGATTTTAACAAGAAAATTGAACCCAGGGCCCTGGAACTCTTTTTTGAACGGGTTGGTTTCCATCCTGTGGCGGTGGTTATGGAGACGGAAAAACTGGCACTTTTCGCTGGAGACCGTGAGTTGATCAGCTGCAGCGACCTGGAAGAAATGGTCAGTCCCTGTCGGGAAAACGCCCTTTTTGAGCTGACCGATGCCTTTAACAAACGACAGACTGCACGGGTCATGCTGGTCCTGAACCGCCTGCAGGAACAGGGAATTCACGGCCTGGCAATCCTGGCTACCATGCGTAATTTTTTTAAGAAACTGTTGATATTCAGATATCTGCAACTCCAGGGTCATCCCTCCTGGCGGGCCAATATGAACGCCAGTGAATTCCAGAATTCCTACCTGCCCCAACTGCGGAGCACGGAAAAATGGAAGGACCAGCTCAAAGGACATCCCTATGCTCTTTTCATGAGTTTTTCCAGTGCGGCCAGGTATAGCTTGGAAGGGCTGAAACATCGCATGGAACTTCTCCTGGAAGCGGAATACCAACTGAAGGGTTCCCCATTGCCGACCCGTCTGATTCTGGAAGAACTCTTTCTCTCAATGTTGAAAAAACAAAATGATCATTGATGATCCCGTAATAATCGCTCAAAACTTTGAAGCTAACGCCGCCTGAGCTCATGAGAAATGCGGACTGAGTTTTTACGAGTCCATCTTGATGGAGCATATATTACCACTTCACCCCATTGAAATTCATTTTTTGAGTGTTATTTTTTTATCGGTCAACCTGAATCCCGCAATTCACAGGTACGGCTGAAACAGACAAAACCGCAACAGACTCAAAGATTCACCTCAACAACTTAACATCAACGAAAAATGGCAGAGAACAGTTACGATCATCAGGGCTCGGTGGCAACTGAAGAGATTCTGGAGATAAAGGAACCACGCCTCTACAAGGTGCTTCTTCACAATGACGATTACACAACCATGGAATTCGTTATCTCCATCCTGGAAACAGTTTTTCATAAATCAACCCCTGACGCCACCAGAATAATGCTTAATGTTCATAACGAAGGCGTTGGAGTAGCGGGGATTTACACCAGAGAAATCAGCGAAACAAAGATTGCCGTTGTCCATGAACTGGCTAAAAAGAATGAATTTCCCCTTCGTTGTTCCATGGAAATGATATAGCCTGAATCCTGCACCACGAAAGGTAAAAATATGTTATCTGATATAATTTCAAAGTGTTACCCCAACACACATCACTTCCCCACCAAACTTGCCAATTGCGGATTTTAGGTATAAGATTATTAAAAGGGAAATTGAATAAACACCATTGACTGACTATGCTGAGCAAAACACTGGAAAAAGCCCTGATCCGGGCCATACGGGAAGCAAAAAATCACAATCACGAGTATGTCACCGTTGAGCACATGCTCTACGGCCTGCTGCACGATGACCTTACCAGCTATATTATCACGGAATGTGGTGGGTCAACCGAAGTGCTCAAAGAACAGCTCGAGAAATTTTTTATCCGGGAAATCCCAAAATTTTCTTCAGGAACAGGTGGGGAACCTGCCCAGACAATTGCCTTTAACCGGGTACTCCAGCGCGCCGTTTCCCACGTACAGAGCTGCGGTAAACAGCAGGTGGACAGTGGTGACGTTCTCGTTTCCATCCTCTCTGAAAATGAATCCCATGCTGTCTATTTTCTGACTTCCGTCGGTATCGGCAGGGTAGCGGTGGTGAATTTCATCTCCCACGAGCTTCCTGCGGACGGGCTGCAGAAGGAACCCCTTCCCTCGCCACCCAAGGATCCCATCGTTGAACCGGGCACCAAGGATGCCAAAATTCTTGAAGAGTTTACCATCAACCTGGCCGAATATGCGGCAGACGGCAAACTCGATCCACTCATCGGACGCAAGGAAGAACTCGACAGGATCATGCAGGTACTCTGCAGACGAAAGAAAAACAATCCCCTCCTGGTTGGAGAACCCGGAGTGGGCAAGACTGCAATGGCCGAAGGTCTGGCTCTCAGGATCCACGAGGATAAGGTGGCCCGGGCGGAAAGCAGAAAACCTGTTGTGCCCGACCTGCTCCAGGATGTGGAAATCCACCTGCTGGACATGGGCAGTCTTGTCGCCGGTACAAAGTACCGGGGGGATTTTGAAAAACGGCTCAAAGGGGTTGTTTCCGCCATTGAGAAAAAGGAGAACGCCATTCTCTTCATCGACGAAATGCACACCATCGTTGGCGCGGGTGCGACAAGCGGCGGCTCCATGGATGCCTCCAACCTGCTTAAACCCGCCCTCCAGGCCGGTATCCTGAGATGCATCGGTTCAACAACCTACGAAGAGTATAAAAACCAGATCGAAAAAGACCGGGCACTCTCCCGGAGATTCCAGAAGATTGATATCGAGGAACCATCCGTTCAGGACACGGGGAAAATCCTCAAAGGTCTCCAGCCCCGCTACGAAAAACACCATAATGTCAAGTATTCACAAAATGCCGTCAAGGCCATGGCGGAACTCTCTGATCGCTACATCAATGAACGTTTTCTCCCGGATAAAGCCATTGACATAATGGACGAGGTGGGCTCCTTTTTCCGACTGGAGGGCAGACAGGGATCTCTTGTGAAAATCGGTGATGTGGAAAAGGTTGTCTCCCGTATTGCCCGGATTCCAGCCAAGAGCAGCTCCACCTCGGAGGTCAGTGAACTGAAGGAGCTGGAAAACCGACTCAAAATGCAGGTTTTCGGCCAGGACGAGGCCATCGATGCAGTATCAAGGGCAGTAAAAAGATCCCGTGCGGGACTGGGCAACCCGGAATCCCCTACCGGCAGTTTTATCTTTGCCGGCCCCACAGGTGTGGGCAAAACAGAGGTGGCCAAGCAACTGGCCGCAACCCTCAACATCCATTTTGAGCGCTTTGACATGAGCGAATATATGGAAAAACATGCGGTGGCAAGACTTATCGGTTCTCCGCCAGGGTACGTGGGGTTTGACCAGGGAGGACTGCTGACAGAGGCAATCCGCAAGCACCCCCACTCCGTCCTGCTGCTGGATGAAATTGAAAAGGCCCATCCGGATGTCTTCTCCATCCTGCTCCAGATCATGGACCACTCAACCCTGACTGACAATTCCGGCCGCAAGGCGGATTTCAGAAATGTCATTATTATCATGACCTCCAATGCGGGCGCCAGGGAACTGACAGCCAACTCCATCGGTTTTGTCACCAGCAAAAAGGGCAAGGACCAGACGGCAATCAACAAGCTCTTTGCCCCGGAA
The DNA window shown above is from Desulfomarina profundi and carries:
- the holA gene encoding DNA polymerase III subunit delta, giving the protein MTLIKRNDLEKQIKTGSIDLNNQAYLFFGERYLCKKSADRLQEILLEKYNGTVHSVDGEQEDFGQTLGRLLSFSLLPGLQIYRVSDSTIFHTKNILPSLWEKAMQANKAGKSNLAAKHLRAFAGAAGLDSGSSEPLGDTGTGAWKKLFGFAKPADSVKWADELLAGLPSDAKKTHSANLVDQCIAALEKGLPKGNILVLTAETVDKRQRLFTWLKKNCIVVDCSVAAGAGAAAQKEQKEVLREMMLRTLADFNKKIEPRALELFFERVGFHPVAVVMETEKLALFAGDRELISCSDLEEMVSPCRENALFELTDAFNKRQTARVMLVLNRLQEQGIHGLAILATMRNFFKKLLIFRYLQLQGHPSWRANMNASEFQNSYLPQLRSTEKWKDQLKGHPYALFMSFSSAARYSLEGLKHRMELLLEAEYQLKGSPLPTRLILEELFLSMLKKQNDH
- the clpS gene encoding ATP-dependent Clp protease adapter ClpS — protein: MAENSYDHQGSVATEEILEIKEPRLYKVLLHNDDYTTMEFVISILETVFHKSTPDATRIMLNVHNEGVGVAGIYTREISETKIAVVHELAKKNEFPLRCSMEMI
- the clpA gene encoding ATP-dependent Clp protease ATP-binding subunit ClpA; the protein is MLSKTLEKALIRAIREAKNHNHEYVTVEHMLYGLLHDDLTSYIITECGGSTEVLKEQLEKFFIREIPKFSSGTGGEPAQTIAFNRVLQRAVSHVQSCGKQQVDSGDVLVSILSENESHAVYFLTSVGIGRVAVVNFISHELPADGLQKEPLPSPPKDPIVEPGTKDAKILEEFTINLAEYAADGKLDPLIGRKEELDRIMQVLCRRKKNNPLLVGEPGVGKTAMAEGLALRIHEDKVARAESRKPVVPDLLQDVEIHLLDMGSLVAGTKYRGDFEKRLKGVVSAIEKKENAILFIDEMHTIVGAGATSGGSMDASNLLKPALQAGILRCIGSTTYEEYKNQIEKDRALSRRFQKIDIEEPSVQDTGKILKGLQPRYEKHHNVKYSQNAVKAMAELSDRYINERFLPDKAIDIMDEVGSFFRLEGRQGSLVKIGDVEKVVSRIARIPAKSSSTSEVSELKELENRLKMQVFGQDEAIDAVSRAVKRSRAGLGNPESPTGSFIFAGPTGVGKTEVAKQLAATLNIHFERFDMSEYMEKHAVARLIGSPPGYVGFDQGGLLTEAIRKHPHSVLLLDEIEKAHPDVFSILLQIMDHSTLTDNSGRKADFRNVIIIMTSNAGARELTANSIGFVTSKKGKDQTAINKLFAPEFRNRLDGIISFAALNQEATEKIVDKLIKELEAQLAEKRVSITLTSEARKYLAKKGYDPDFGARPLRRLILREIGDTLTEEILFGELVKGGEATIGVRKEELLFKYKK